The Bdellovibrionales bacterium genome segment TTTCCATAGACTCCGTCCACTCCCATCGTCGTTGGATTAAAGACGACTTGGGTGATCTAGGTTACCCTCTGATTGGAGATGTCACCAAGCGGGTTTGTCGCGATTATGGCGTTCTCATTGAAGATGCCGGGATAGCGACGAGAGGGACTTATATTATTGATCCCGAAGGAGTGATCCAATACATTGCCTTGCATAACCTGAAAGTCGGTCGGGACACAAATGAAATTCTCCGCGTTTTGCAAGGGCTTAAAACGGGTGAGCTTTGTGGCGCTGGCTGGAGACCCGGAACAAAACACGTCTCCATCAGTTGATCTTTCTTTCGATGAATAATGATCTTTTTTATCAAGAGTTTAAGAGAAAACTTTTTGAGAATTATCCTTCGACAGAAGCCATCCCCGACCTGGATCTTCTCCATATGGTTTCTCCTTATGTGATCGAAGTTGAAAATGGGACCATTGAAAGAATTCGCAGTTTTATTGAGTCCGCCTATTCTCTTTCTCGAACAGCTGAATATCAGGCGAAGATCCAAAAAGACGATACAGAGGTGTTCTCGCATCCAAGCAGAAATCAATCGGTGTTGATGGCTTATGATTTTCATACACCCCTGCAGCGAGAATCTCTGATTGAAATAAACACCAACGCAGCCATGTTTTTGATATCAGATTTACTCAACCAGATTCAGGGAATACACCTGAAGTCAAAGAATGGCTTGAGTCCCATTCAGGCGCTAAAGGAATCATTTCTTGAAGAGTTCAGAGCTTTTTCTCGGAGTCCCACGTTCTCACCCAAAAAAATCGTCATTACTGACGAAAATTTGAAACAACAGAAAAGATATGTCGAGTTTCTCATGTATAAGGATCTCTTCGCCAGCTGGGGCTGGAATCCCGAAATTGTCGAATTTCAGGACCTGCGTCCGGACCCAAGCTCTCGATCGCTGCTAACTCCAGCTGGAGAAAGAATTGACCTTCTCTATAACCGATATTGCGATTTCTATTTATCTCGTCCCGAATCTCAACACCTTCGTCGTGCTTACTTAGAGGGCTGGTGCTGTGTCTCGCCAAACCCATTTGAGTATCTTTTACTCGCGGATAAAAATCGAATGGCGGAGCTCAGCTCGCCCACCTTTCAAGATCAACTTTCAAATGCCATCTCACCGGCCTCCTGGAAAGCTCTTAAATCATCAATTCTTCCGACCTTTGATATTCAGTCTTTTCAGGACCGAGAAACTCTTTGGAACAATCGAAAAAAGTTCATTTTTAAGCCAAAAAATCAGTATGGAGGTAAATCTGTTTATCGAGGAGACGGACTTACACACAGTGTCTTTGAGAGAGCCGTGAATGAAAACTTTTTGGTTCAGGAATACGTTCCCGCCCCCGAACCAAGGCTTACAAAGCCGTCTCCTTTACCCAAGGCTTGGAAATATGATCTCCGCTTTTATGTCTATCGAGATGAAATTCAAAATATTGTAGCCCGACTTTATAAGGGTCAAGTCACTAACTTCCATGAACCTCTTGGTGGTTTCGCGTCGATAAATATCATCTGATAATAATTGGATAAAAACAGACAAAATGAGCCTTGATTCTTGGCAAATCCAGCTGAAGAGCTGAGAAATAACGCCGATAAGAAAAAGTAGGCGCCAACATAGCGAAGTCCAATCATATTGGGAGTGTGTCGATTTGAGTCAAAAACA includes the following:
- a CDS encoding peroxiredoxin, coding for MPMIGQPAPQFRAPAVVGGDFKDISLTDYKGKWVVLYFYPLDFTYVCPTEITQFRDSLPKFKEAGAEVIGVSIDSVHSHRRWIKDDLGDLGYPLIGDVTKRVCRDYGVLIEDAGIATRGTYIIDPEGVIQYIALHNLKVGRDTNEILRVLQGLKTGELCGAGWRPGTKHVSIS